Within the Gloeobacter kilaueensis JS1 genome, the region CGCACATCGCTGTGGCCAAAATTCTTTTCTTCCAGTGCCAGAACGGCACGGGCAGGAGCGAGGGCAGCGGCGTACCTGCCCGCACCGAGTAACTGCTGGACCTGCGCATTCAGCTGCTGGATCTGCTGGACCTGCGCCCTGGCGCTCAGCACCCCGGTTGCTGTGCTCAAAAAGCCCACCAGCAAGCTGGTTGCCATTGCTCGCCTCATTCTCATGGCGACGTGTAGTGCCTCCTTACCGATAAACGTAGACCCCTTCTGCCTGCCCTATGCAACCGGATGGGCCGGCCCCAGAGCGCACCCCCGTCCCCGTACAATGGTAGTCATGGATACTCTACGTCCCTCTGCTTTATCCCACGAACTCGAAGAGCTGATCAAACAACTGGCCAACAGCCCCCACGCCGATCTGGCCGCCCGTGCCCTGCGCCAGATTGTCCAGATCGGGGCCGATCCGGACCGCACCCGGCTGGATTGGAAGATCATCAACAACACCCTGCAGGACATGGAGCAGGGTTTTCGCATCTTTGCCCCCTACGCCCGCCAGCGCAAGGTGGCGATCTTCGGTTCGTCGCGCACCGGCCCCGAGACCCACACCTACCAGCAGGCCCGCGACTTTGCCGCCTGCATCGCCGCCCGTGGCTTTATGGTGATGACTGGAGCCGGCGGCGGGATCATGGAGGCGGGCAACGCCGGGGCCACCGCCGAGCGCTCCTTTGGCCTCAACATCAACCTGCCCTTTGAGCAGGGGGCCAACCCCTTTATCGAGGGCGACGAAAAGCTCATCGACTTCAAGTACTTCTTTACTCGCAAGCTCTTCTTTGTCCACGAGAGCGACGGCTTTGCCCTGTTTCCGGGTGGCCTCGGCACCCAGGACGAATGCTGCGAGGTGCTGACGCTTCTGCAAACCGGCAAAGCGGCGATGATGCCGGCGGTGATGATCGACCAGCCGGGGGGCGACTACTGGCGAACCTGGGACAGCTACCTGCGCAACCAGCTCCTGGGCCGGGGCCTGATCTCGCCCGCCGACCTCAACCTCTACCGGATCACCGACGATATCACCGTCGCCTGCGATCACATCTGCCAGTTCTACCGCGTCTACCACTCCAGCCGTTACCTGGGTTCAAAGCTGGTGATTCGCCTGCAGCAGCCATTGAGCGACGCCTTCGTCGAGGTGCTCAACGTGCAGTTCCACGACATTCTCACAGAAGGCCAGATCCTCAAAAGCCCAGCCCTGCCCCGCGAAAAGGACGACCAGACAGCCCACCTGCCCCGATTGGTCCTCAGCTTCGACCGGACGAACTTTGGTCGCCTGCGCGCCCTCATCGACGCAATCAACACCTACGAGCCGTCGGAGGATCTGCGCAGCACACCGGCGGTGCGCAACGGCGGCCATGCCAGCGACCCTGCCCTCGAAGCGCCCGCTTAGGAGTGCGGATATAATAGCCTCACAATCTGGGCCTGCCTGCGCCCGGACCCTGGAGTGCCTGGATGGACTTGATCGAGTGGTTTAAGGACCGGCGCAAGACGGGCCAGTTGCGCAAGGAGCAGCGCCAGCGCGAGATCGCTGACGGTCTTTGGACCAAGTGCGCCAGCTGTTCTGCCCTGCGCTACACCAAAGATTTTCACCTCAACCTGCTGGTCTGCCCGGACTGTGGCCACCACGAGCGCGTCCAGGCCCCCGAGCGCATCCGGCAGTTAATCGACCCCGACAGCTGGATTGCCACCGACGAGCATCTGCTCTCCAACGACCCGCTCAACTTCGTCGATAAAAAAAGCTACTCCGAGCGCCTGGTGCAGGCCCGCGAAAAGACCGGGCTCTCCGACGCCATCCTCACCGGCCTGGGCCGGCTGGACGGATCGCCGATTGCCCTGGGCGTCATGGATTTTCGCTTCATGGGCGGCAGCATGGGTTCGGTCGTGGGCGAACGCATCACCCGCTTAGTCGAGCGGGCCACCGCCGAGCGCCGTCCGGTGATCCTGATGTGCGCCTCCGGCGGAGCGCGGATGCAAGAAGGGGTGCTCTCGCTCGTCCAGATGGCCCGCACCAGCGCCGCTCTGCAAAATCACCGCGCCCATCGGCAACTATTTATCTCTGTTCTCACCCACCC harbors:
- a CDS encoding LOG family protein, with product MVVMDTLRPSALSHELEELIKQLANSPHADLAARALRQIVQIGADPDRTRLDWKIINNTLQDMEQGFRIFAPYARQRKVAIFGSSRTGPETHTYQQARDFAACIAARGFMVMTGAGGGIMEAGNAGATAERSFGLNINLPFEQGANPFIEGDEKLIDFKYFFTRKLFFVHESDGFALFPGGLGTQDECCEVLTLLQTGKAAMMPAVMIDQPGGDYWRTWDSYLRNQLLGRGLISPADLNLYRITDDITVACDHICQFYRVYHSSRYLGSKLVIRLQQPLSDAFVEVLNVQFHDILTEGQILKSPALPREKDDQTAHLPRLVLSFDRTNFGRLRALIDAINTYEPSEDLRSTPAVRNGGHASDPALEAPA
- the accD gene encoding acetyl-CoA carboxylase, carboxyltransferase subunit beta, with the translated sequence MDLIEWFKDRRKTGQLRKEQRQREIADGLWTKCASCSALRYTKDFHLNLLVCPDCGHHERVQAPERIRQLIDPDSWIATDEHLLSNDPLNFVDKKSYSERLVQAREKTGLSDAILTGLGRLDGSPIALGVMDFRFMGGSMGSVVGERITRLVERATAERRPVILMCASGGARMQEGVLSLVQMARTSAALQNHRAHRQLFISVLTHPTTGGVTASFAMLGDIILAEPKATIGFAGRRVIEQTLRQKLPEGFQTSEFLLKHGFIDRIVERSQLRPTLIKLVKLHTGSAPQTARPLSQPATLSEN